One Rosa chinensis cultivar Old Blush chromosome 5, RchiOBHm-V2, whole genome shotgun sequence genomic region harbors:
- the LOC112164795 gene encoding uncharacterized protein LOC112164795 — MENNEGGVCYTDHLYHSSFPSDEEVSDDDGLLQIGEDEEGFFYDGGEKGLGHTSENGNGKCHLMDMETLDGTNVGGCVDLNGKDYSNLNMDDMKDVVFSSVCETEKFYHLYSRVIGFSTRKDRKVRAYRSEFVIRREWVCSKQGKATINAKRQGLKEKGKTLLQAEKKKMKRNQCPRGKRYSRVGCMAGFGIRYCKERKKYFVSKFITNHNHDVAVSEEVQFLHSHRGVTDSVIAQVEALQKAQVHISRIYENFGSMLVFSHSKNHSWVINEKVSKFSCSIAPKFLISNADTDILLLSNGTSGVEWLYPMVSNLTVQTLWESITLF; from the coding sequence ATGGAGAATAATGAAGGAGGTGTATGCTACACTGACCATCTGTACCACAGCTCATTCCCATCGGACGAAGAAGTATCTGATGATGATGGGTTATTACAAATTGGTGAAGATGAGGAAGGGTTCTTTTATGATGGAGGAGAGAAAGGGCTTGGTCATACATCAGAAAATGGTAATGGTAAATGTCATTTGATGGATATGGAGACATTAGATGGAACGAATGTCGGTGGGTGTGTAGACTTAAATGGCAAGGATTACAGTAATTTGAACATGGATGATATGAAGGATGTTGTGTTCAGCAGCGTATGTGAAACTGAAAAGTTCTATCATTTATACTCTCGTGTTATTGGATTCAGCACAAGGAAGGACAGGAAGGTTAGAGCATATCGTTCTGAATTTGTCATAAGAAGAGAGTGGGTATGTTCAAAACAGGGAAAAGCAACGATTAACGCCAAGAGACAGGGACTGAAAGAAAAGGGGAAGACTCTGCTCCAAGctgagaaaaagaagatgaagaggaatCAATGTCCAAGGGGTAAGAGATATAGCCGAGTTGGATGCATGGCCGGATTTGGAATTCGATACTGCAAGGAAAGGAAGAAGTATTTTGTATCAAAGTTCATAACCAATCACAATCATGATGTTGCTGTTTCAgaagaggttcaattccttcaTTCTCACCGAGGAGTGACTGACAGCGTCATTGCCCAGGTTGAGGCTCTACAGAAAGCACAAGTGCACATAAGCCGGAtatatgaaaattttggttcCATGTTAGTTTTTTCTCATTCAAAGAATCACAGTTGGGTTATCAATGAAAAAGTTTCCAAGTTTAGCTGCAGTATAGCACCTAAGTTTTTGATCAGCAATGCTGACACTGATATTTTGTTACTTAGCAATGGGACCTCTGGGGTGGAGTGGTTGTATCCAATGGTTTCGAACCTAACAGTTCAAACTCTTTGGGAGAGCATTACTTTGTTTTAG
- the LOC112165681 gene encoding disease resistance protein At4g27190, producing the protein MDASSSVPSSSAARPWMYDLFLSFRGPDTRRSITSDLYDRLQKRGIKTFMDDQDLQVGDGISSTLIAAIEKSRFAIVVLSENYADSAWCLEELTKICECKEESKGIFPLFYNVDPSDVRHRKRSFGEALNKHGSSGRHASEKVQRWNDALYKVASFSGWHTKDYKTDRELVVEIVDFVCSKIQLDIPMSTGDFEEFEATKKAMDDVVKALKDDKVTAIGVYGMGGVGKTTMVKHVAAQSKIGGIFDYVIIGVVSQSPDLTKIQGTLADTLGITLAGETEFGRAARLHTEIMRREKILIILDDVWMITDLSKIGIPSFKELQECNSKVVLTTRKGNVCYVMKCQASIPLNILSEQDSWTLFVRNTSRSFESPDFYNVARKVAGECGGLPIALIAVARALGDKELVEWKRAAKRLEKSQFANPDHDEDAFKCIKLSYDYLKDEDYKSCFLLCCLFPEDYDIPIEELFRYAIGKGLFRDYDTIYEARGIAHSVVKHLKDSSLLLEGEFGAVFRCESVKMHDAVRDTAMKIAKREDGHGFLVKAGWGLDHWSFRSHEDYSAISLMGNNIRGPPEESVSPKLQILSLQFNTELNEIPETFFPSSNELMLLDLGDTSISSLPQSFSLLTNLQALFLDSCENLIDISIVGKLTKLEILTMREYPGGRLPREIGNLTNLRILEVSATPFGEALVTIPSKVISKLHKLEELYMLGCGIVRWGCKIDGCGLGHWQCTDEDWRRKIEGQGGETNIGFDELAGLSCLKVLQVSISYASYIPKNVEAEPKWVYFDIHIGEWEEYSFNQQDHNSRSLYLRGYTISTLPDWFINVVTEKTEKLKYENWEGMTSDILMEYDHGRLHELEYLRVDHDWCSHYDAYVLMNTTRRVQEGPVFEKLKELHLTFLDHLEALCVGELPPGSFSNLKVLQVYCCDRIKNVSKFVQRLPNLEKLDLNNMRQLEYVFKCEGFEPEQSKLREMHLLGENYVKSICSGPAPRVMFQSLKSLIFYNCEELVSLFASDVAECLVQLEDLFVERCRWLYRVIEAVNNKQITVLRNLKNMVLKDLPMLYSASCTVDIECPLLERLFVVNCPHISFSTSASAYFGSTKPVQLNDSQLYDLLRDGTSPFIGEYTEWSR; encoded by the exons ATGGATGCCTCTTCATCTGTTCCTTCATCATCAGCAGCTCGTCCGTGGATGTATGATTTGTTTTTGAGTTTCAGGGGTCCTGACACTCGAAGGAGTATTACATCCGATCTATACGATCGGCTGCAAAAGAGAGGAATTAAAACATTCATGGATGACCAAGATCTTCAAGTAGGGGATGGGATTTCTTCCACTCTCATAGCAGCAATTGAAAAATCAAGGTTTGCAATCGTTGTTCTGTCGGAAAACTATGCTGATTCTGCTTGGTGTTTGGAGGAACTTACAAAGATTTGTGAGTGCAAGGAAGAAAGCAAAGGAATTTTTCCACTTTTCTATAATGTGGACCCCTCTGATGTTCGGCACCGGAAGAGGAGTTTCGGAGAAGCTTTAAATAAGCATGGAAGCTCTGGGCGACACGCATCAGAGAAGGTGCAGCGGTGGAATGATGCTTTATACAAAGTGGCTAGTTTCTCTGGGTGGCATACAAAGGATTACAA gACTGATAGAGAACTTGTGGTGGAAATTGTGGATTTTGTGTGCAGTAAAATACAACTGGATATTCCAATGTCTACCGGAGATTTTGAAGAGTTTGAAGCAACAAAAAAAGCCATGGATGATGTTGTGAAGGCGCTTAAAGATGACAAGGTCACTGCCATTGGGGTCTACGGAATGGGCGGTGTCGGCAAGACAACCATGGTAAAACATGTTGCTGCACAATCCAAAATAGGTGGGATTTTTGATTATGTGATTATTGGTGTGGTATCCCAGAGCCCTGACTTGACAAAGATTCAAGGCACATTGGCAGATACATTGGGCATTACATTGGCGGGAGAGACAGAATTTGGAAGAGCTGCTAGATTGCATACGGAGATAATGAGAAGAGAAAAGATCCTTATAATCTTGGACGATGTTTGGATGATAACAGACTTGTCAAAGATAGGGATTCCCAGCTTCAAGGAGCTTCAAGAGTGCAATTCCAAAGTCGTTCTCACCACACGGAAAGGGAATGTCTGTTATGTCATGAAGTGCCAAGCAAGCATTCCTCTCAATATCTTATCAGAACAAGATTCTTGGACCTTGTTTGTGAGAAACACAAGTAGGTCTTTTGAATCCCCCGATTTTTATAATGTAGCGAGGAAGGTAGCTGGAGAATGCGGGGGTCTACCCATTGCACTGATAGCAGTTGCAAGGGCACTCGGAGATAAAGAACTGGTGGAATGGAAAAGAGCAGCTAAACGACTAGAGAAGTCGCAATTTGCCAACCCTGACCATGACGAAGATGCTTTCAAATGTATAAAATTAAGCTATGATTACTTGAAAGATGAGGACTACAAGTCATGTTTCTTGCTGTGTTGCCTATTTCCAGAAGACTATGACATCCCAATAGAAGAATTGTTCCGGTATGCAATTGGGAAAGGATTGTTTCGTGATTACGACACAATATATGAAGCCAGAGGAATCGCACATTCAGTGGTCAAGCACCTGAAAGATTCTAGCTTGCTTTTGGAGGGTGAGTTCGGTGCAGTATTCAGATGTGAAAGTGTAAAGATGCATGATGCCGTCCGGGATACAGCCATGAAAATTGCAAAACGTGAAGATGGGCATGGGTTTTTGGTGAAAGCTGGATGGGGTTTAGATCATTGGTCATTTCGATCACATGAAGACTACTCTGCAATCTCACTAATGGGTAATAACATTCGCGGTCCACCCGAAGAGTCGGTAAGTCCAAAACTCCAGATTTTATCACTACAATTCAATACTGAATTAAATGAGATCCCAGAGACCTTTTTCCCGAGTTCCAATGAATTAATGCTCTTGGATCTTGGCGACACTAGTATTTCCTCTCTACCCCAATCTTTCAGTCTCCTTACCAACCTCCAAGCTTTGTTTTTAGATTCTTGCGAAAACTTGATTGACATTTCTATAGTGGGAAAACTGACGAAGCTTGAAATTCTTACTATGAGGGAGTATCCTGGGGGGAGATTGCCGAGAGAAATAGGAAATTTGACCAATCTAAGGATTTTGGAAGTCAGTGCAACGCCATTTGGAGAAGCTTTAGTCACAATTCCATCTAAAGTGATATCAAAGTTGCATAAATTAGAAGAATTGTACATGCTGGGGTGTGGAATTGTGCGCTGGGGGTGTAAAATTGATGGGTGTGGACTTGGGCACTGGCAGTGTACAGATGAGGACTGGCGGCGTAAAATTGAGGGACAAGGAGGAGAAACCAATATTGGGTTTGATGAGTTAGCTGGTTTATCATGTTTGAAAGTTTTGCAGGTTTCCATATCTTATGCTTCATACATCCCTAAAAATGTTGAGGCCGAACCGAAATGGGTTTACTTTGACATACATATTGGCGAATGGGAGGAATATTCATTCAATCAACAAGATCATAATTCAAGATCCTTGTATCTTAGGGGTTATACCATAAGTACCTTGCCTGATTGGTTTATCAACGTGGTGACAGAGAAAACAGAGAAGCTAAAGTATGAAAACTGGGAAGGGATGACGAGTGACATTCTTATGGAATATGACCATGGGAGGTTACACGAACTCGAGTATCTCCGTGTAGATCATGATTGGTGTTCTCATTACGATGCGTACGTGTTGATGAATACAACAAGACGAGTTCAAGAAGGACCAGTGTTTGAGAAGTTGAAAGAGTTGCATCTGACATTTCTGGACCACCTGGAGGCGTTGTGTGTTGGTGAGTTACCACCTGGGTCTTTCTCGAATCTCAAGGTATTGCAGGTGTATTGTTGTGATCGCATAAAGAATGTATCAAAATTCGTACAGAGACTACCAAATCTGGAGAAACTAGATTTAAACAATATGCGCCAATTGGAATATGTGTTTAAATGCGAAGGGTTCGAGCCAGAACAATCCAAACTGAGAGAGATGCATTTGTTGGGTGAAAATTATGTGAAGAGCATTTGTAGTGGTCCTGCCCCACGCGTAATGTTCCAGAGTCTTAAAAGTTTGATCTTTTACAACTGTGAGGAGCTGGTAAGTCTGTTCGCATCTGATGTAGCTGAGTGTCTTGTTCAATTGGAAGACCTTTTTGTAGAGCGGTGCCGTTGGTTGTATAGAGTAATTGAAGCAGTGAACAACAAGCAGATTACGGTTCTTCGAAATTTGAAGAACATGGTTTTGAAGGACCTTCCTATGTTGTATAGTGCAAGTTGTACTGTTGATATTGAGTGTCCTTTATTGGAACGCTTGTTTGTGGTGAATTGCCCCCACATTTCATTTTCAACCTCTGCTTCTGCCTACTTTGGCAGCACGAAACCAGTCCAACTCAATGATTCACAACTGTACGATTTGCTGCGTGACGG AACATCTCCTTTCATAGGGGAGTACACGGAATGGTCCCGCTGA